The proteins below come from a single Elusimicrobiota bacterium genomic window:
- the cobA gene encoding uroporphyrinogen-III C-methyltransferase: MIPSKTVYLVGAGPGRPDLMTLRGVECLRRADVVVLDALVDRRILSHCSPKVKIIEAGKRGGGRVFLRQPDINRLIVRLAKQGKTVVRLKGGDPYFFGRGAEEAEALADQGIPFEVVPGVSSVTSVPGLAGIPLTHRGHASALTVVTGHEGRENPYLGESAGQSARRRGPGVDWAKISPTGTLVVLMGLNQLPVIARRLLDLGWPSSLPAAVVQWGSWPQQKTVRGTLENISQRVKAERLGAPAIIVVGDVAGFRTKLNWFEKRPLFGKTVLVTRARDQASGLTGLLEESGARVIESPLIAITPLPLNTTGRQFLKKLSEYDGLIVTSANGAKILSRHLKGRACLPLYAIGAKTADALRSEDLRVYRTADTFQSEGVVSLFGRTLRGKKYLLVRAREGRDVIQTVLARRGASVDLWPLYETKPVALTPEAQATLRAGEMDAVTFTSSSTATSFMRNFTPRERQRIFSRTRAVSIGPITSQALRAGGIRPLQATGSATVEDLARAVVKTLS, from the coding sequence GTGATCCCATCAAAAACAGTTTACCTGGTTGGTGCCGGTCCCGGTCGTCCGGATTTAATGACCTTGCGCGGGGTGGAGTGTCTCCGCCGGGCCGATGTGGTGGTGTTGGATGCCCTGGTGGACCGGCGAATTTTATCCCACTGTTCCCCCAAAGTGAAAATTATCGAAGCGGGGAAGCGGGGCGGAGGGCGGGTGTTTCTACGGCAACCCGACATTAACCGGCTGATTGTTCGGTTAGCGAAACAGGGGAAAACTGTCGTGCGGTTAAAAGGCGGAGATCCTTACTTCTTTGGTCGGGGAGCGGAAGAGGCGGAAGCCTTGGCTGATCAGGGGATTCCCTTTGAGGTGGTCCCCGGTGTGAGTTCGGTCACCTCGGTCCCCGGATTGGCGGGCATTCCATTAACTCACCGGGGTCACGCGTCTGCACTCACAGTGGTGACGGGGCATGAAGGCCGAGAAAACCCCTATTTGGGAGAGAGCGCCGGGCAGTCGGCCCGCCGGCGGGGGCCGGGGGTGGATTGGGCTAAAATTTCACCCACGGGGACCTTGGTGGTTTTGATGGGTCTCAACCAGTTGCCCGTGATCGCCCGGAGACTTTTGGATCTCGGATGGCCGTCTTCACTCCCGGCGGCCGTCGTTCAATGGGGGAGTTGGCCTCAACAGAAGACCGTTCGCGGCACGTTGGAGAATATTTCCCAGAGAGTGAAAGCGGAACGTCTTGGGGCGCCCGCGATCATTGTGGTGGGTGATGTTGCCGGGTTTCGGACTAAACTGAACTGGTTTGAAAAACGGCCCCTCTTTGGGAAAACGGTTCTTGTGACGCGCGCTCGGGATCAAGCCTCCGGTCTCACCGGGCTTTTAGAAGAATCGGGAGCCCGTGTCATCGAAAGCCCGCTCATCGCCATCACCCCGTTGCCCCTCAATACCACCGGGCGGCAATTCTTAAAAAAACTCTCGGAGTATGATGGTCTCATCGTCACCAGCGCGAACGGAGCTAAAATTTTGTCCAGACATCTTAAGGGGCGGGCCTGCCTTCCTCTCTACGCGATTGGGGCTAAAACGGCGGACGCCCTTCGGTCTGAGGATCTTCGTGTTTATCGAACCGCTGACACCTTTCAATCGGAAGGAGTGGTCTCCTTGTTCGGGCGAACCCTGAGAGGGAAAAAGTATCTTTTGGTTCGGGCCCGAGAAGGCCGGGATGTGATCCAAACGGTCTTGGCCCGTCGCGGGGCCTCCGTGGACCTGTGGCCCCTTTACGAAACAAAGCCGGTGGCCCTCACCCCGGAGGCCCAGGCCACGCTTCGAGCCGGTGAGATGGACGCCGTCACGTTTACATCCTCGTCAACGGCCACCTCCTTCATGAGGAATTTCACCCCCCGGGAGCGTCAACGAATTTTTTCCCGGACCCGCGCCGTCTCCATCGGCCCGATCACAAGCCAAGCGCTTCGCGCCGGGGGCATCCGCCCCCTTCAGGCCACCGGTTCCGCCACCGTTGAAGATCTCGCCCGCGCGGTCGTCAAAACGTTGTCTTAA
- the hemB gene encoding porphobilinogen synthase: MPLPKIRPRRLRSSLSSRRMLRETELTPADLIQPFFVRPGKNERRSVRSMPGVSQLSVDQMVKDARACAKLGVPAIILFGVPAKKDPLGRDAYSPDGIVQRAVRAVKDALPDLLVITDLCLCEYTDHGHCGVVRGAEIDNDATLELLSRTALVQAAAGADWVAPSGMMDGAVAAIRRSLDADGRKNTAILAYAAKYASSFYGPFRDAAQSVPAFGDRRTHQMDPANGREALKEVALDLEEGADMVMVKPALAYLDVIQRVRDRFDVPVAAYNVSGEYALVKAAAAKGWVDGPRVMEEILLSIKRAGADVILTYHAQEMAQRLADQ; the protein is encoded by the coding sequence ATGCCCCTCCCTAAAATTCGTCCCCGTCGGCTCCGATCGTCCCTTTCTTCCCGGCGTATGCTCCGTGAAACAGAACTGACTCCCGCCGATTTGATTCAACCGTTTTTTGTTCGACCCGGAAAAAACGAACGCCGCTCTGTGCGAAGCATGCCGGGCGTCAGCCAGCTTTCCGTCGATCAGATGGTCAAAGACGCCCGCGCCTGCGCGAAGCTGGGGGTTCCCGCGATCATCCTTTTTGGTGTTCCAGCCAAGAAGGATCCCCTTGGACGAGACGCTTATTCTCCCGATGGAATTGTCCAGCGGGCTGTTCGGGCGGTGAAAGACGCCTTGCCTGACCTGCTTGTAATAACGGATTTGTGTCTTTGTGAATACACGGATCACGGCCATTGTGGGGTTGTTCGTGGTGCTGAAATTGATAACGACGCCACGCTTGAACTCTTGAGCCGAACAGCCCTCGTGCAAGCGGCCGCGGGCGCCGATTGGGTGGCTCCCTCCGGAATGATGGACGGCGCGGTGGCCGCCATCCGACGTTCCTTGGACGCGGACGGTCGAAAGAACACGGCCATTTTGGCCTACGCCGCTAAATACGCTTCGTCTTTCTACGGCCCGTTCCGAGACGCGGCCCAGTCGGTTCCGGCCTTTGGGGATCGACGAACCCATCAGATGGACCCCGCCAACGGTCGTGAAGCCCTCAAGGAAGTAGCGTTGGATCTAGAAGAAGGGGCCGACATGGTCATGGTGAAACCCGCGTTAGCCTATTTGGACGTGATCCAACGGGTCAGAGATCGGTTTGATGTACCGGTGGCCGCTTACAACGTTTCGGGCGAATACGCCCTGGTGAAGGCCGCCGCGGCGAAAGGATGGGTGGACGGGCCAAGGGTCATGGAAGAAATCCTCCTTTCCATTAAGCGTGCGGGCGCCGACGTGATTTTGACCTACCACGCCCAGGAGATGGCTCAACGGCTCGCGGATCAATGA
- a CDS encoding MBL fold metallo-hydrolase, with protein MKPFWFVCLIVLGGSGCFSRPLVRPPGDPNLGVFVVWKGHSCFTLQDSAGRVFLLDPFDDTVGYPAVKIKPDAALVSHEHFDHDAVPKPPALLPAQENNVVAGKEVSLSRRSESRAAPSASAAFPVVRSTGTQMVAGIEVVGTLADHDDQEGRRNGTTRMYVWEMGGLRWAHLGDMGQRSLRPEQKEALTGVDVLFIPVGGRTTVDAETAAGLVQEIRPRVVIPMHYGTPRTRFFEFNPLAPFIERFERVKFLPPGGFQIRRDGLPENTTVYVPAPPNDTETP; from the coding sequence ATGAAGCCATTTTGGTTCGTTTGTCTTATCGTTCTGGGGGGAAGTGGATGTTTCTCGCGTCCCCTGGTCCGACCGCCTGGCGATCCGAATCTCGGGGTATTCGTGGTTTGGAAAGGGCATTCCTGTTTCACGCTTCAGGACAGCGCGGGGCGGGTTTTTCTTCTGGACCCCTTTGACGATACGGTCGGGTATCCGGCGGTGAAGATCAAGCCGGACGCGGCCCTGGTGTCCCACGAACACTTTGACCACGACGCGGTTCCTAAGCCTCCTGCTCTTTTGCCAGCCCAAGAAAATAATGTGGTCGCCGGGAAGGAAGTGAGTCTGTCTCGAAGGTCCGAATCCCGCGCGGCCCCATCGGCGTCCGCGGCTTTTCCTGTGGTGCGCAGTACGGGAACCCAAATGGTCGCGGGAATCGAGGTGGTCGGGACATTGGCGGACCATGATGATCAGGAAGGGCGAAGGAACGGAACCACCCGAATGTATGTGTGGGAGATGGGAGGGCTTCGGTGGGCCCATTTAGGGGATATGGGCCAGCGCTCCCTTCGACCGGAACAAAAAGAAGCCTTAACGGGGGTGGATGTCCTTTTTATTCCTGTGGGGGGCCGAACCACCGTTGACGCAGAAACGGCGGCGGGGTTGGTCCAGGAAATTCGCCCCCGTGTTGTGATCCCCATGCATTACGGTACCCCACGCACGCGCTTCTTTGAGTTCAATCCTCTGGCGCCTTTTATCGAAAGATTTGAACGTGTAAAATTTTTACCACCCGGTGGATTTCAAATTCGTCGAGATGGGCTTCCGGAGAACACCACGGTCTATGTCCCTGCACCTCCCAACGATACGGAGACCCCATGA
- a CDS encoding inositol monophosphatase: MNATPTPTSLLRALRRALTEAGAIHRRGARRSISISHKGVVDIVTTVDHAAEKKILNVLRGAFPDHGFLMEESGLHASSSEYRWVVDPLDGTVNFAHRVPISCVSIGLEKNGQVLMGGVYDPFREELFIAVKGKGATLNGRPIHVSKTQRLIDSLLVTGFPYDRHKKARFYLSFVEQFMQRVQGLRRLGAAALDLAYVAAGRFDGYWEFNLKPWDAAAGKLLVEEAGGRVTNFRGRPYALTDTSQTLASNGPIHPAMLRILAQGFREKVK; this comes from the coding sequence ATGAACGCAACGCCCACACCCACTTCTTTGTTGCGCGCGCTTCGTCGCGCCTTAACCGAGGCGGGGGCCATTCACCGGCGGGGGGCTCGCCGGTCTATTTCTATTTCGCACAAGGGAGTGGTCGACATCGTGACAACGGTGGACCACGCGGCAGAAAAAAAGATTCTTAACGTTCTTCGCGGCGCGTTCCCGGACCATGGGTTTCTCATGGAAGAGTCAGGCCTCCACGCCTCTTCCTCGGAATACCGCTGGGTGGTGGATCCTTTGGACGGGACGGTGAACTTTGCCCACAGGGTTCCCATCAGTTGTGTGTCCATCGGATTGGAAAAAAACGGACAGGTTTTGATGGGGGGTGTCTATGATCCTTTTCGGGAAGAACTATTTATTGCGGTGAAAGGAAAAGGAGCCACATTGAATGGGCGCCCGATTCATGTTTCCAAAACCCAACGTTTGATCGACAGTTTGCTCGTGACGGGTTTCCCTTACGACAGGCATAAAAAAGCCCGCTTCTATCTCTCCTTCGTGGAACAATTCATGCAACGGGTTCAGGGGCTGCGGCGGCTGGGAGCGGCGGCCTTGGATTTGGCCTATGTGGCGGCGGGGCGATTTGACGGGTATTGGGAATTTAATCTTAAACCTTGGGACGCGGCCGCTGGGAAATTGTTGGTGGAGGAGGCCGGTGGACGGGTGACGAATTTCAGGGGTCGGCCCTACGCGTTAACCGACACGTCCCAGACGCTGGCTTCGAACGGACCCATCCATCCGGCGATGCTTCGGATTCTGGCCCAGGGTTTCAGGGAAAAAGTAAAATAG
- a CDS encoding DUF1015 domain-containing protein, whose product MPDIKPFRAFVYGAKYQKKIGRLVCPPYDVISPPGRESLVKKDPQNFVRVELPMGDPSARYDEAAKQWKKWNAEGVLTREKTPVFYVYEARFRSPVDGRPLVRRGFFAALKVVPWGQGVYPHEKTLPTAKVDRLLLFKALRAQTSPIQLLVRDASGRVEALTRLQTKGHPWMQFKDESGVTHRLWIWKNDAAARELQRVFKKSPCAIADGHHRYETSLAYSQWARRSLKNGAPAADHVLAYFSSSDDKGLEVLPTHRAVPWEKRKFVNLEKWGNLKPVRGLNALKKLIDGKKGPGVLEVGVYRDGKYFLYTFSQIPGELKNTPHENLAVACLHGGPLKGLGKEDFFFTRNPTEAVKSAQHSKGWAFFLAPNTVKEVLDVSTLGSVMPPKSTYFYPKIPSGMVSHALQGKL is encoded by the coding sequence ATGCCTGACATTAAACCGTTTCGAGCCTTTGTTTACGGCGCCAAATATCAAAAGAAAATCGGACGCTTGGTTTGCCCCCCTTATGATGTTATTTCTCCTCCAGGTCGAGAATCTTTGGTGAAAAAGGACCCGCAAAATTTTGTGCGGGTTGAGCTGCCTATGGGGGATCCCTCGGCACGCTACGATGAGGCGGCGAAACAATGGAAAAAGTGGAACGCGGAAGGGGTTCTCACCCGTGAAAAAACACCGGTATTCTATGTGTATGAAGCCCGGTTTCGGTCCCCGGTGGACGGTCGTCCCCTGGTCCGGCGTGGGTTCTTTGCCGCGCTCAAGGTGGTTCCCTGGGGCCAAGGTGTTTATCCCCATGAAAAAACATTACCCACCGCCAAGGTGGATCGACTTCTGCTTTTTAAGGCTCTCCGTGCCCAAACCAGCCCTATCCAACTTTTGGTTCGGGACGCTTCGGGTCGTGTGGAAGCCTTAACGCGTCTTCAGACCAAAGGCCACCCCTGGATGCAGTTTAAGGATGAATCCGGCGTGACCCATCGACTTTGGATTTGGAAAAACGACGCTGCGGCTCGAGAACTTCAACGGGTTTTCAAAAAATCCCCGTGCGCCATCGCGGATGGACACCACCGTTACGAAACGTCTCTCGCCTACAGTCAATGGGCGCGCCGGTCCTTAAAGAACGGGGCCCCAGCGGCCGATCATGTGCTGGCCTACTTTTCCTCATCGGACGACAAGGGGCTGGAAGTTCTTCCCACGCACCGCGCGGTGCCCTGGGAAAAACGGAAATTCGTGAATTTAGAAAAATGGGGAAACTTAAAACCCGTTCGAGGACTGAACGCTCTCAAGAAACTTATCGATGGAAAAAAAGGACCTGGAGTCCTCGAGGTGGGCGTATATCGGGATGGAAAATATTTTCTCTACACGTTTTCCCAAATCCCAGGGGAACTAAAAAATACGCCCCACGAAAATCTAGCGGTGGCTTGTCTGCACGGGGGGCCGCTGAAGGGGTTGGGAAAGGAAGATTTTTTCTTTACGCGGAACCCCACCGAAGCGGTGAAAAGTGCTCAACACTCCAAAGGCTGGGCGTTTTTCTTGGCCCCCAACACCGTGAAGGAAGTTCTGGATGTTTCCACTCTAGGGTCCGTGATGCCTCCCAAAAGCACCTACTTTTACCCCAAAATTCCTTCCGGGATGGTGAGCCACGCCTTGCAGGGAAAGCTTTAG
- a CDS encoding ATP-binding protein: MAPLRVFWNRTDELKQLRRALRHGGFGLVTGRRRVGKTALLGEICQEGGGLYHQAVEGTPQQQILHLAEEFQSHFPILKSVVPKSWVEFLSLLSREKWPSLVVFDEFPYWVQGDPTLPSVLQEWVDHELPKHKTLLLVSGSSQSMLHSHFLRQESPLFGRADFHLNLDPLPYEWFCRALHYNPLDPLTFSRYSIVGGVPHYWRMMPRGSLLEQVEELYYRPSAPLAAEPSAWLTEEGVSGTVAKALVDLIGRGVSKPGELASRLGLPQGNLSRPLALLLDLGFVNRESPFGQTPRSTKKVLYTIQDPALRFYYSVYLPTRHRWGAMDSKEKLERIHQHVARQWEIFCRSRFPGGGRYWESLVEIDVVARIPSQRAHLVGECKWRALSSDERAGLTRDLERRFISTRLSSTLSPVEYRILGMSDIGSLLQQHNV; encoded by the coding sequence ATGGCCCCTCTGCGCGTGTTTTGGAACCGGACCGATGAACTAAAGCAATTACGCCGCGCTCTCCGTCACGGAGGGTTCGGTTTAGTCACGGGACGCCGTCGTGTGGGAAAAACGGCTCTTCTGGGGGAAATCTGTCAGGAGGGGGGGGGGCTGTATCATCAAGCCGTTGAGGGAACACCCCAACAACAAATTCTCCACTTGGCCGAGGAGTTTCAATCCCATTTCCCGATCCTCAAAAGTGTGGTTCCCAAAAGCTGGGTGGAATTCCTTTCGCTCCTTTCCCGAGAAAAATGGCCGAGCTTGGTCGTCTTCGACGAATTTCCTTACTGGGTCCAGGGGGATCCCACGCTTCCCAGCGTTCTCCAGGAATGGGTGGACCACGAACTCCCGAAACACAAAACCCTCCTTTTGGTCTCTGGGTCTTCCCAATCCATGCTGCATTCTCATTTCCTGCGTCAAGAGTCTCCTCTCTTTGGGCGCGCCGATTTCCATTTAAACTTGGATCCCCTTCCTTACGAATGGTTCTGTCGGGCACTCCACTATAATCCCTTGGATCCCCTCACGTTTAGTCGATACTCTATAGTGGGAGGCGTTCCTCACTATTGGCGGATGATGCCGCGTGGGTCGCTTTTAGAACAGGTGGAGGAATTGTATTACCGTCCGTCCGCGCCCTTGGCGGCAGAGCCGTCCGCCTGGTTGACGGAAGAAGGGGTGTCGGGCACGGTCGCGAAAGCGCTGGTGGACCTGATTGGGCGTGGGGTGTCAAAACCAGGAGAGCTCGCGTCTCGGTTGGGACTTCCCCAAGGGAACCTGTCCCGACCGCTGGCTCTCCTCTTGGATCTGGGCTTTGTGAACCGGGAATCCCCCTTTGGACAAACTCCACGCTCCACGAAAAAGGTTCTTTACACCATTCAGGACCCTGCCTTGCGCTTTTACTACAGCGTCTATTTGCCCACGCGACACCGATGGGGGGCGATGGATTCCAAGGAAAAACTGGAGAGAATTCATCAGCATGTGGCCCGTCAATGGGAGATTTTTTGTCGGTCCCGTTTTCCGGGTGGTGGGAGATACTGGGAAAGTTTGGTCGAAATCGATGTGGTGGCGCGGATCCCTTCTCAACGTGCGCACCTGGTGGGGGAATGCAAATGGCGGGCACTTTCTTCAGATGAACGAGCTGGCCTGACGCGGGATTTGGAGCGTCGGTTTATCTCAACACGCTTAAGTTCAACGTTGTCGCCTGTCGAATATCGAATTTTGGGGATGTCCGATATCGGTTCCCTTCTCCAACAACATAATGTTTAA
- a CDS encoding ORF6N domain-containing protein: MSFLIPEQRIHEQIYLIRGHKVMMDKDLATLYGVPTKVLNQAVRRNLKRFPDDFMFQLSLGELRQLNRSQIVTGSQKHRDPKARPYVFTEQGVAMLSGVLRSPRAIDVNIAIMRAFVRLRQGISLHRDLARRIAAQEKRTEGLTDYVQKMFDLIHPLLDGPTHPIRKIGFEKRS, from the coding sequence ATGAGTTTCCTCATTCCTGAACAGCGCATCCATGAACAAATCTATTTGATTCGTGGGCACAAGGTCATGATGGACAAAGATCTGGCCACCCTCTATGGGGTCCCCACAAAAGTATTAAACCAAGCGGTTCGACGTAACCTCAAACGGTTTCCAGATGATTTTATGTTCCAATTATCCTTGGGTGAATTACGACAGCTGAACCGGTCACAGATTGTGACCGGTTCGCAAAAGCACCGCGATCCTAAGGCGCGCCCCTACGTTTTTACCGAGCAGGGCGTCGCCATGTTGTCGGGTGTGCTTCGTAGCCCACGCGCTATTGATGTCAACATTGCCATTATGCGTGCTTTCGTTCGGCTTCGCCAGGGGATCTCCCTGCATCGAGATCTTGCTCGACGCATCGCGGCGCAAGAGAAAAGAACCGAGGGGCTCACCGACTACGTCCAAAAAATGTTCGACCTGATTCATCCCCTTCTGGATGGACCGACTCACCCGATCCGCAAAATTGGTTTTGAAAAACGATCGTGA
- the ala gene encoding alanine dehydrogenase — MDILWLSEKEVDRLLTVEAAMPLVEEAFGHLARGDAQMPPKLYLEFTEYGGDLRAMPAYIPKISCAGNRPFAGVKVVNSHPGNPKRGLPTVSAIYILNDPETGMPLAVMAAGRLTDVRTGAGGGVAAKYLARKESSILGLVGAGRQAATQFTALATLFPLREVLVAAQSLEEAQSFCTRHARSGGPVLRPVTVQEACGADIVVTTTPGRDVVVKSDWIREGTHINAIGADAPGKQELDVEILKRARVIVDSPEQALHSGEINMGIEAGTITVRNIAASLGEIVTGKKPGRQSDRDITVFDSTGLAIQDVAVAGCVYQRALQLKRGITLEL; from the coding sequence ATGGACATTCTCTGGCTCTCCGAAAAAGAGGTGGATCGTTTACTTACGGTGGAGGCGGCCATGCCGTTGGTGGAAGAAGCCTTTGGCCATTTGGCCCGGGGCGATGCCCAAATGCCGCCGAAACTCTATTTGGAATTTACGGAATATGGGGGCGACCTGCGGGCCATGCCGGCCTACATCCCTAAAATTTCCTGTGCGGGGAATCGGCCTTTTGCGGGGGTCAAAGTGGTCAATTCCCATCCGGGAAACCCCAAACGGGGACTGCCCACGGTGAGCGCCATCTATATTCTGAACGACCCGGAGACCGGGATGCCCCTCGCGGTCATGGCCGCGGGTCGGCTGACCGATGTTCGGACCGGAGCGGGAGGCGGTGTGGCCGCAAAATATTTGGCCCGGAAAGAATCGAGTATTTTGGGTTTGGTGGGCGCCGGGCGGCAAGCGGCAACCCAGTTCACGGCCCTGGCGACTCTCTTCCCTTTGCGGGAAGTTCTCGTGGCGGCGCAATCGCTGGAAGAAGCTCAATCTTTCTGCACGCGCCACGCCCGTTCGGGCGGTCCAGTTCTTCGTCCGGTAACGGTTCAAGAGGCCTGTGGGGCGGACATTGTGGTGACCACCACGCCGGGCCGGGACGTGGTGGTGAAATCCGATTGGATTCGTGAAGGGACCCATATCAACGCTATCGGGGCCGATGCCCCGGGTAAACAGGAATTGGATGTGGAGATATTGAAGCGGGCGCGGGTCATTGTGGACAGTCCCGAACAAGCCCTTCATTCCGGTGAAATCAATATGGGTATTGAGGCGGGGACCATCACCGTTCGAAACATTGCGGCCAGTCTGGGTGAAATTGTGACGGGGAAGAAACCCGGGCGCCAATCGGACCGGGACATCACGGTTTTCGATTCCACGGGCCTCGCCATTCAGGATGTGGCGGTGGCCGGTTGTGTTTACCAGAGAGCTCTCCAATTAAAGCGGGGGATCACGCTGGAATTGTAG
- the hemL gene encoding glutamate-1-semialdehyde 2,1-aminomutase, whose amino-acid sequence MTRSQTLFKQAQKIFVGGVNSPVRAFRAVGGTPVFMARARGSTLTDVDNKKYVDYVGSWGPLILGHAHPVVVQEARRALEEGSSFGAPSPRELALAHLVRQAYPTVDLLRFTSSGTEACLSALRLARGTTGRSLIVKFAGCYHGHGDSLLVSAGSGALTLGHPTSAGVPKELARLTLVLPYNDPVALAKVFSKWGKKIAAVIVEPVVGNMGVVSPSPEFQGALQNIPRRHGALLIVDEVMTGFRLAWGGAQEWLGLQADITCFGKILGGGFPVGAFGGPKRLMEKVAPLGPVYQAGTLSGNPVAMAAGAATLALLKKSPPYGALRKKTKLLTEGLRDLARRQGVEVTVNNVGSMFTVFFTPHPVTDLVSAEKSNTAAYGRFFHGLLKRGVYFPPSQFEASFVSAAHSIHDIEKTLSAAQAAFREV is encoded by the coding sequence ATGACCCGTTCCCAAACTCTTTTTAAGCAAGCCCAAAAAATATTTGTGGGAGGAGTTAATTCCCCCGTGCGTGCCTTTCGCGCGGTGGGGGGAACCCCCGTCTTTATGGCCCGGGCCCGGGGCTCTACCCTCACGGATGTGGACAACAAAAAATATGTGGATTACGTGGGATCCTGGGGCCCTCTGATTTTGGGCCACGCCCATCCGGTCGTTGTTCAGGAGGCCCGCCGGGCCTTGGAAGAGGGCAGTTCCTTTGGAGCACCCTCCCCCCGGGAACTCGCCCTGGCCCATTTGGTGCGCCAGGCCTATCCCACCGTTGATCTTCTCCGGTTCACGAGTTCGGGAACGGAGGCCTGTCTTTCGGCGCTTCGATTGGCTCGGGGCACCACGGGGCGATCGTTGATTGTGAAATTTGCGGGTTGTTATCATGGCCATGGGGACAGCCTCTTGGTTTCCGCGGGGAGTGGGGCTCTCACACTGGGCCACCCCACATCGGCGGGAGTCCCCAAGGAACTGGCCCGGTTAACCTTGGTCCTTCCCTACAACGATCCCGTGGCGCTCGCCAAGGTGTTTTCAAAATGGGGAAAAAAGATTGCGGCCGTCATCGTTGAACCGGTGGTGGGGAACATGGGGGTGGTCTCCCCCTCGCCTGAATTTCAAGGGGCGCTCCAAAATATTCCCCGCCGTCACGGCGCTCTCCTTATCGTGGACGAGGTGATGACAGGTTTTCGGTTGGCGTGGGGCGGGGCGCAAGAATGGTTGGGGCTTCAGGCGGACATCACCTGTTTCGGCAAGATTCTTGGGGGCGGATTCCCCGTGGGAGCTTTCGGAGGACCCAAGCGTTTGATGGAAAAGGTCGCGCCCTTGGGCCCGGTGTATCAGGCGGGCACTCTATCGGGAAATCCGGTGGCCATGGCGGCAGGGGCGGCGACGTTGGCCCTGTTAAAAAAATCCCCCCCCTATGGGGCCCTTCGAAAAAAAACCAAGCTATTGACAGAGGGCTTACGGGATCTGGCCCGTCGGCAGGGGGTGGAGGTCACGGTCAATAATGTGGGGTCCATGTTTACCGTGTTCTTCACTCCTCATCCCGTAACGGATTTGGTTTCCGCAGAGAAATCGAACACCGCCGCTTACGGAAGATTTTTTCACGGTCTGTTGAAGCGGGGAGTGTATTTCCCCCCATCTCAATTTGAGGCGAGTTTCGTTTCGGCCGCCCATTCGATTCACGATATCGAAAAAACGCTATCCGCGGCGCAAGCTGCCTTCCGGGAGGTCTAA
- the hemC gene encoding hydroxymethylbilane synthase, which translates to MTRLTIGTRGSALALAQSRFVKSRLESLSPGLQVDLQIIKTTGDRLADASLASIGGKGVFTKELEEALLSKTVDLAVHSLKDLPTELPSGLMVGAILEREDPRDCVVSRFGEQLMELPRGSVIGTSSLRRQAQIRAVKKGIRIEDLRGNLDTRLGRVAAGDFSAVVVAYAGVRRLGRAEEVTEVLPFDLVLPAPGQGFVAIEIRGEDPETMKWVSQLNHLPGQHAAIAERGFLAALGGGCRVPIAAYAREEAGQLVLDGRVTSVDGKNDVKGTETGLLTDAPKIGQTLAQRLLNQGALEILETLLP; encoded by the coding sequence ATGACCCGTTTAACGATCGGCACACGCGGAAGCGCCTTAGCTCTGGCCCAATCCCGCTTTGTCAAAAGTCGATTGGAATCTCTTTCCCCGGGTCTTCAAGTCGATCTCCAAATCATTAAAACCACGGGGGATCGTTTGGCGGACGCTTCCCTCGCGTCGATTGGCGGGAAAGGGGTGTTCACCAAAGAGTTGGAAGAAGCCCTTCTCTCCAAGACCGTGGACCTGGCGGTCCATTCGCTGAAAGATCTTCCTACGGAACTCCCTTCGGGATTAATGGTCGGCGCCATCTTGGAGAGGGAAGATCCCCGGGATTGTGTGGTGTCGCGGTTCGGGGAACAGTTGATGGAACTCCCCCGGGGATCGGTCATCGGAACCAGTTCGCTCCGCCGACAGGCCCAAATCCGTGCGGTCAAAAAAGGCATCCGGATTGAAGATCTGCGGGGGAATTTGGACACCCGTTTGGGTCGGGTGGCGGCGGGAGATTTTTCGGCCGTGGTGGTGGCTTACGCCGGGGTGCGTCGCTTGGGCCGGGCCGAAGAGGTGACGGAAGTTTTGCCATTCGATCTTGTTCTCCCCGCGCCCGGCCAAGGGTTTGTGGCCATCGAAATTCGCGGAGAAGATCCTGAGACGATGAAATGGGTGTCCCAGCTCAATCATCTGCCTGGCCAACACGCCGCCATCGCGGAGCGCGGCTTCCTGGCGGCTCTGGGAGGCGGATGTCGCGTTCCCATCGCGGCGTACGCCCGGGAAGAGGCGGGCCAACTTGTTTTGGATGGACGGGTCACGTCCGTCGATGGTAAAAATGATGTGAAAGGCACAGAAACTGGTCTCCTCACTGACGCCCCCAAAATAGGACAAACTCTTGCCCAACGTCTGCTTAATCAAGGGGCCCTGGAAATTCTAGAAACTCTTCTCCCATGA